One Elephas maximus indicus isolate mEleMax1 chromosome 18, mEleMax1 primary haplotype, whole genome shotgun sequence genomic region harbors:
- the LOC126061715 gene encoding alpha-1,3-mannosyl-glycoprotein 4-beta-N-acetylglucosaminyltransferase C-like, with protein sequence MQINPGRTKHLETFKDMQKNSEPLKNVNSRILIGAPPMRKKLLTIGISSAQHPQRSYLLDTLQSIFFASTPSELKHIIVLVHLADPDPKWLHQMVFNISSLFKPYIQARQLVVISTPLKNYLPLKHLKKKFNDTPTFVAFRSKQNMEYAFLMNFATNHSDYFLMIEDGVKCAPGFVTQIATILSAWEYKPYVTLEFSQLGFTGKLFRTRDLPRFVHFLLLFYQEMPCDYLLSHFLDLLMQKKPIQFFPSLFQHRGNYSSFKGKFNSLKGKDLEENDIGSPSNPAASIYTSLQVAKGSVLMNAYSLDENFFYTKEATVGSHLTVVLDKPAKVIQVQVLTGSGLKEENQLKEGQVELGFDSSNRSNDCDDYILLGFLVNGILNKQVLSEESGKKVKCVRLLVTATAPSGIVVRHINLWIK encoded by the coding sequence AACTGCTGACCATTGGGATTTCCTCAGCACAGCATCCCCAAAGAAGCTACCTCTTGGATACCCTGCAGTCCATCTTCTTTGCTTCCACCCCATCTGAGCTGAAGCACATTATTGTTCTGGTACACCTGGCAGATCCTGACCCCAAGTGGCTTCATCAAATGGTCTTTAACATCTCAAGCCTCTTTAAACCATATATCCAGGCCAGACAGCTAGTAGTGATCAGTACTCCTCTTAAAAACTACCTTCCCTTAAAGCACCTTAAGAAAAAGTTTAATGACACTCCCACCTTCGTAGCTTTCCGCTCCAAACAGAACATGGAGTATGCCTTCCTCATGAACTTtgctaccaaccattctgactatTTCCTGATGATTGAAGATGGCGTGAAATGTGCCCCTGGATTTGTCACCCAGATTGCTACTATACTGTCTGCCTGGGAATACAAACCTTACGTAACTCTGGAGTTCTCTCAGCTGGGCTTCACTGGAAAACTCTTTCGAACTAGAGACCTTCCccgttttgttcattttcttctcctcttctaCCAAGAAATGCCCTGTGACTACCTCCTTTCCCATTTTCTTGACCTCCTCATGCAAAAAAAACCAATCCAGTTTTTCCCCTCACTCTTTCAGCACAGGGGTAACTACTCTTCCTTTAAGGGAAAATTCAATAGCCTCAAAGGTAAAGACCTTGAGGAAAATGACATTGGCTCTCCCAGCAACCCTGCTGCCTCCATCTACACTAGCCTGCAGGTTGCCAAAGGCTCTGTTCTCATGAATGCCTATAGCCTGGATGAGAATTTCTTTTACACCAAGGAGGCTACGGTTGGCAGTCATCTCACCGTTGTTTTAGACAAACCTGCTAAAGTGATCCAAGTGCAAGTGCTGACTGGTTCTGGCCTAAAAGAGGAGAATCAGTTGAAAGAGGGGCAGGTAGAACTGGGCTTTGATTCTTCTAACAGGAGCAATGACTGTGATGACTATATCCTGCTGGGGTTTCTAGTAAATGGCATCCTGAATAAGCAGGTGTTATCTGAAGAGTCTGGGAAGAAGGTGAAATGTGTGAGACTACTTGTGACAGCCACTGCACCTTCTGGGATAGTAGTCAGACACATCAACCTCTGGATTAAGTGA